Part of the Paenibacillus kyungheensis genome, GTTCACCCATATGGCTGCAAGGTTAATTCGTCTTTTCCCCAATCAGGCGAAAAAGATGCCCATGCTCCCCTTCGAGCCAGTGAAGGAAAAAAAAGAGATGAAAGTAGAGACATCTGTAAAACTTACGGATATTTCCTTCTACTATCCCTGGGAATCCAAACTGAAAAAACTCCCATTGTATATTAATTTTCACGGGGGAGCGTTCATCATGCACGACAAGGAGATGGACGATCCGTACTGTCGTTACCTGGCTAACCGGACAGGATGCATCATTGCGAATGTGGAGTACGCAAAAGCGCCGGAGTATCCTTTTCCTAACCCACTCGAACAAGTCTATGAAGTATTTCGCTGGATCCAGAGCAAAGCCGACGATTTGAACATCGACACGGAAAAAATGATGGTTGGCGGACAAAGTTCGGGAGCCAATCTGGCTGCTGCGCTCTGTCTCTATTTGGAGGAAAAAAAGGAAAAGCAACCGCTACTTCAAGTGCTATCATGCCCGATGCTGGATTTTGCGACTCCGCATGCCAACAAGCCGGAAACGGACAAATGGCGGGCACGATATCCTCAGGTCGCTCACTTTTTGAACATGTGCTACGTCCCGGAAAAAGGTCAAGCAGAACATCCTCTTGCTTCTCCTGTTCGCGCTGTCATAAGCAAACATTTGGCACCTGCCCTTATTCTCATCGCAGAACATGATGCTTTCAGGCCGGAAGCGGAATGTTA contains:
- a CDS encoding alpha/beta hydrolase, with the translated sequence MFTHMAARLIRLFPNQAKKMPMLPFEPVKEKKEMKVETSVKLTDISFYYPWESKLKKLPLYINFHGGAFIMHDKEMDDPYCRYLANRTGCIIANVEYAKAPEYPFPNPLEQVYEVFRWIQSKADDLNIDTEKMMVGGQSSGANLAAALCLYLEEKKEKQPLLQVLSCPMLDFATPHANKPETDKWRARYPQVAHFLNMCYVPEKGQAEHPLASPVRAVISKHLAPALILIAEHDAFRPEAECYAEKLKEAGVHIEEKVFKDCKHAFTHLGPKEKAEEAWEMIARKIREIANERYAE